ACGCCTGGCATGCGCGCTACGAGAGTGACCTCGGCGTGCGCGCCCCTGACGACCGCGACGGTGTGCTGCAGGACGTGCATTGGTACTTCGGCATGATCGGGGGCGTCTTTCACGGCTACACCCTGGGCAACGTGCTGAGCCTGCAGTTCTGGGACGCGGCCCGCCGGGCCGTGCCGGACGTAAGCGACCAGATCGCACGCGGGGAATTCGCACCCCTGCGCGGCTGGCTGACCGAGCACATCTACCGCTTTGGCCGCAGCCGCTCGGCGAACGAGATCGCGCTGGCCACCACGGGCTCGGCGCTCACGGTCGAGCCGTACCTGAATTACCTGCGCGGCAAGTACGGCGAGTTATACGGCGTACACGCTGAGACTGCCTGAGCCTGACCACAAGAAAATCCCGGTGGAATTCCACCGGGATTTTTGTTCTGTCAAGCCGCCAGAAGGCCAAGTTTCAGCGGTTCAGAACACAAGTCGTGGGGCTAGAGCAATTTCAGGAAGTTACTAATGCCCCGAGTGAGGTTGGTTTACAGCGAAAGCAGGAAAGTGAAGTCGGCACCAAACTTGCCGACGCTGAGGCCGGCTGGGAAGAAGCTGGCATCCAAGTTCTTGGCGTCAGCGTTGAGCTGCACAATGTTCGCAACTTGGCGCGGGGTGCGGCTGAAGGCGATGGCATTCTCGTCAGCCAGCACAATGTTCGACTGCGCAACCCTGACGTACTCTGGGTTACCTTCCAAGGCGCTGACGATTCCCTGGTCCGTGTCAGCGGCGTTGTTGGGACGATTGTCAAGAGCATCACGCGTGTTGGAGATGGCCTGCACGACCTGCCCGGTGTTGAGTCCCGCGCCGACTGTGACGTCGCGAACGTTGTACAGCACCGTGCGAATCTCGGCGGCGTGGTAGGCCTCGACTGCCAAGATACCGGCGGCAGCCGAGAGGAAATCGGCGTTCGTCATGAGTGGTGCCGCCCCCTTGTAGGCGGTCACGCCGACATCCTCGAAGATAAACGCGCCCAGCAGGAAGGCCAGCGAGCTCGCGTAGGGATTGAAGCCGGTAATCGCTTGGTTGCTGGCCACGCTGCCTGCCGTCGAAAAGGAGGTGGTCAGGTTCAAACGGGGCCGCTCCACCGCATTGGCTCCCAGGGCCTTCCGGAGGAACCTGACGTGCCTGATTTCATCGTCGGCGATTTCACGTGCATACTCCCGAACGGCTTCGGCACTCACGAGCGTCGTTCCTGCAGACGAAACGATCGGCCCGAAGTTCATGCCACCCGCCGGCAAGTCTGCTGGCAGCATGATTTCCATGCCGCCACCCATTTCCCTCACTTCACCGATGCGCCCCACGGCCGCCGCATAGAAAGCCGCTTCCAGGTATTCAAGGTTCAGGGCGAAGTTCAGAATGGCCGCGTCGACGTCCCGCTTGGTGGAGGCGGGCGGCTGCGCTAGGGCAGGGCCGCAAGAAGCCAAAACGGCACCCGCGCCCATCAGGCCCATGCTGCCCAGGAATTTGCGGCGGCTGTTGGGGGTTTCGGTGGCTGCAGTGATAACGGTATCCAACTTCTTCTCGCTCATGACGTTCCTCCAGAGAATGAATGGCTTGGTTGTCTTGGCCTTCCATAGTGTCCTATCCGAGCGAGGTACTTTTGGATTTACGCCGTAGATACTTCGTGCATCTATGAAGCCTGTCTGAAGGAACTTGCGTACGATGTAGTGCCGGGCTACAAAGATGACCCGTCACCAAGGGCCCCGAGGGTCCGCGAGGTCTGCAGGGCGCTCGTTCCTCAACGTTGTGGGCCGTCAGGCACCGTAGCCACTTATCCGCAGCACCGTGAACGGATCAGGCACATCGAGCAGTTCGCGCAGGGCGGCTGATTTTTCCCCCGAACG
The Deinococcus peraridilitoris DSM 19664 genome window above contains:
- a CDS encoding ferritin-like domain-containing protein, which encodes MSEKKLDTVITAATETPNSRRKFLGSMGLMGAGAVLASCGPALAQPPASTKRDVDAAILNFALNLEYLEAAFYAAAVGRIGEVREMGGGMEIMLPADLPAGGMNFGPIVSSAGTTLVSAEAVREYAREIADDEIRHVRFLRKALGANAVERPRLNLTTSFSTAGSVASNQAITGFNPYASSLAFLLGAFIFEDVGVTAYKGAAPLMTNADFLSAAAGILAVEAYHAAEIRTVLYNVRDVTVGAGLNTGQVVQAISNTRDALDNRPNNAADTDQGIVSALEGNPEYVRVAQSNIVLADENAIAFSRTPRQVANIVQLNADAKNLDASFFPAGLSVGKFGADFTFLLSL